The Amblyomma americanum isolate KBUSLIRL-KWMA chromosome 3, ASM5285725v1, whole genome shotgun sequence genome window below encodes:
- the LOC144126237 gene encoding salivary anticoagulant protein P23-like isoform X1 has product MKQFALLLCVVAYVGHVEADDRQTYRDAVQDFMGLLESDIVPFKGGSNSVNEANDFIDVVILQRMPSLIRETPGLYPTAPLPPFAFKVYKTAITNRDLKVNVTRGGIKNFDTSVQRVGNCDPKVVAGNTSVTCMLSFDGITTDLVAVTKGDNLIGTVKEVDVQAVVYNTTGMFEVTAAPNRPGFVRTFFVEHIKLAVTPGSNLDLNAIRMSNFKSYIANYLREELYLNLYGNYQTLLNYAVARMNFSLV; this is encoded by the exons ATGAAGCAGTTTGCCTTACTACTCTGCGTTGTTGCGTATGTCG GTCACGTGGAGGCTGACGACAGGCAGACGTACCGAGATGCTGTGCAAGACTTTATGGGTCTCCTTGAGAGTGACATCGTGCCCTTTAAAG GAGGCTCGAACAGTGTGAATGAAGCGAACGACTTCATTGACGTCGTCATTCTGCAAAGAATGCCCAGCCTCATCAGGGAAACGCCCGGCTTGTACCCGACGGCACCGCTGCCTCCGTTCGCATTCAAG GTCTACAAGACGGCCATCACGAACCGAGACCTGAAGGTGAACGTGACGCGAGGCGGCATCAAGAACTTCGACACGTCCGTGCAGCGCGTCGGCAACTGCGACCCGAAAGTGGTGGCCGGCAACACCAGCGTCACCTGCATGCTGAGCTTCGACGGCATCACCACGGACCTAGTTGCCGTG ACCAAGGGAGACAATTTAATTGGCACAGTCAAGGAAGTGGATGTTCAAGCTGTCGTCTACAATACCACAGGGATGTTCGAGGTCACCGCGGCTCCCAATCGACCGGGCTTCGTGCGTACTTTCTTCGTGGAGCACATCAAGTTGGCAGTGACACCTGGGAGCAACCTGGATCTGAACGCGATTCGCATGAGTAACTTCAAGTCTTACATCGCTAATTACCTGAGGGAAGAGCTGTACCTGAACCTCTACGGCAATTACCAGACGTTGCTGAACTATGCGGTCGCGCGAATGAATTTTTCACTGGTTTGA
- the LOC144126237 gene encoding salivary anticoagulant protein P23-like isoform X2, which produces MKQFALLLCVVAYVGGSNSVNEANDFIDVVILQRMPSLIRETPGLYPTAPLPPFAFKVYKTAITNRDLKVNVTRGGIKNFDTSVQRVGNCDPKVVAGNTSVTCMLSFDGITTDLVAVTKGDNLIGTVKEVDVQAVVYNTTGMFEVTAAPNRPGFVRTFFVEHIKLAVTPGSNLDLNAIRMSNFKSYIANYLREELYLNLYGNYQTLLNYAVARMNFSLV; this is translated from the exons ATGAAGCAGTTTGCCTTACTACTCTGCGTTGTTGCGTATGTCG GAGGCTCGAACAGTGTGAATGAAGCGAACGACTTCATTGACGTCGTCATTCTGCAAAGAATGCCCAGCCTCATCAGGGAAACGCCCGGCTTGTACCCGACGGCACCGCTGCCTCCGTTCGCATTCAAG GTCTACAAGACGGCCATCACGAACCGAGACCTGAAGGTGAACGTGACGCGAGGCGGCATCAAGAACTTCGACACGTCCGTGCAGCGCGTCGGCAACTGCGACCCGAAAGTGGTGGCCGGCAACACCAGCGTCACCTGCATGCTGAGCTTCGACGGCATCACCACGGACCTAGTTGCCGTG ACCAAGGGAGACAATTTAATTGGCACAGTCAAGGAAGTGGATGTTCAAGCTGTCGTCTACAATACCACAGGGATGTTCGAGGTCACCGCGGCTCCCAATCGACCGGGCTTCGTGCGTACTTTCTTCGTGGAGCACATCAAGTTGGCAGTGACACCTGGGAGCAACCTGGATCTGAACGCGATTCGCATGAGTAACTTCAAGTCTTACATCGCTAATTACCTGAGGGAAGAGCTGTACCTGAACCTCTACGGCAATTACCAGACGTTGCTGAACTATGCGGTCGCGCGAATGAATTTTTCACTGGTTTGA